In the genome of Hyphobacterium sp. CCMP332, one region contains:
- a CDS encoding acyl-CoA dehydrogenase family protein, giving the protein MYIPSKNGVQIQAKENHQDPFESPDFYQLDDLLTEEHKLIRSSVRDFVKKEIMPIIEDCAQKAIFPHDIVPKFGDVGAFGPTIPEEYGGGGLDYISYGLIMQEIERGDSGMRSTASVQGSLVMYPIYAFGSEEQKKKFLPKLASGEFLGCFGLTEPDHGSNPSGMVTNFKDMGDHYLLNGAKMWISNSPYADIAVVWAKNEEGRIHGLIVERGMEGFSTPETHGKWSLRASTTGELVFDNVKVPKENLLPGVSGLKGPMQCLDSARYGIAWGAIGAAMDCYDTAKRYAIERIQFDKPIASFQLQQKKLAEMLTEITKAQLLNYRLGQLKNEGKASTAQISMAKRNSVEVALNIGREARQMLGGMGITGEYSIMRHMMNLESVVTYEGTHDIHLLILGKEITGIQAFK; this is encoded by the coding sequence TAAGCTCATTCGCAGCTCGGTAAGAGATTTCGTTAAAAAAGAAATTATGCCAATTATTGAGGATTGTGCCCAGAAGGCCATCTTCCCTCATGACATAGTTCCAAAGTTTGGCGATGTGGGTGCATTTGGTCCTACCATTCCAGAAGAATACGGCGGTGGCGGTCTCGACTATATTTCTTATGGTCTTATTATGCAGGAAATTGAAAGAGGCGATTCCGGTATGCGATCTACAGCTTCGGTTCAGGGATCATTGGTAATGTATCCGATATATGCATTTGGCTCCGAAGAGCAAAAGAAAAAATTTCTCCCCAAGCTCGCTTCAGGCGAATTTTTAGGTTGTTTTGGACTTACAGAACCGGATCATGGATCGAATCCAAGCGGAATGGTCACCAATTTTAAAGACATGGGCGATCACTATCTATTAAACGGTGCTAAAATGTGGATTTCAAATTCCCCTTATGCTGACATAGCAGTTGTTTGGGCTAAAAATGAAGAAGGCAGAATTCACGGTCTGATCGTTGAAAGAGGAATGGAAGGATTCTCTACACCTGAAACGCATGGCAAATGGTCACTTAGAGCTAGTACAACAGGTGAATTGGTCTTTGACAATGTAAAAGTACCAAAGGAAAATTTATTGCCCGGCGTTTCCGGATTGAAGGGGCCAATGCAATGTTTGGACAGCGCGCGATATGGAATTGCATGGGGAGCGATTGGTGCAGCCATGGATTGTTATGATACAGCCAAAAGATATGCCATAGAGAGAATTCAATTTGACAAACCCATTGCTTCGTTTCAATTGCAACAAAAGAAATTAGCTGAAATGCTCACAGAAATTACTAAAGCTCAATTGCTGAATTATCGGCTTGGCCAATTGAAAAATGAAGGAAAAGCAAGTACGGCTCAAATTTCCATGGCCAAAAGAAATTCCGTTGAAGTTGCATTGAATATTGGCAGAGAAGCAAGACAAATGCTAGGAGGAATGGGCATTACCGGTGAGTATTCAATTATGAGACACATGATGAACCTCGAATCGGTAGTAACCTATGAAGGCACTCATGATATCCATTTGCTTATTTTGGGCAAAGAAATAACAGGAATTCAGGCATTTAAATAA